TCTATGAAGGTCAGTCCTTACTGTTATACACTAACCATTAAATACTAGATAACTAGGTTATGAGATAAATCTAATTGTAGCATCTTATGCTTAGGAAAATGCAATTGTTTCTGGGAGGAGTactattaatgtttatttaatgCTTGTCATCTGaagcatttctatttttaaaataagagtgaTCTGATTTTATTCctgttaataaaaatagaataggtattgtaaaataatttataagtatTATTATAGAAATACTATGCTTGCCACTATTCAAATATGACCCTTTGGACTACTGTTAGACCAAAATTCCTActttaatttctccatttaaTCCTTGTTGATAttctttcctctgttcctccctccatAGGTAATTATGGATCGGATCAACTCTTCTGGTTATGTGATCAATGTCTCTACTTTAGTAAGCAACAGCACTGGTATTCCAACTCCTGTCCCCAAAATAATCGTTGCTGTTTCTTTGTTCATGTCATTTATAGTGGGTACCATCAGCAACGGCCTCTATCTGTGGATGCTGAAATTCAAGATGCAAAGGACTGTCAATACTCTGTTATTTTTTCATCTCATTCTCTCCTATTTTATTTCAATGTTGGTTCTGCCATTTCTGGGCGTCTCCTACCTTCAGAACAATCACTGGCCCTTTGGGATTGTTTTGTGCAAGGTATTCAACAGCACTTTGTCTGTGAGCATGTttgcctctgttttcttcctctctgccatCAGTGTTGATCGATATCTCCTCACCCTTCACCCAGTGTGGTCCCAGCAACACCGAAGCCTGCGCTGGGCTTTCAGAATAGTCCTGGGAGTCTGGATTTCTGCCACTATCCTCAGCGTGCCCTATTTGGTTTTCAGGGAGACGAATGATGACCAGAAAGGGAGAATGGTATGCCAAAACAACTGCCTTGTGTCCACTAACTGGGAGAACAAAGACAAGCAAACATTAAGGGGATGGATTCACGCAGCCTGTTTCCTCGGTCGCTTTCTTCTTGgcttccttctgcccttcctcGTCATCGTCTTTTGCTACAAAAGAGTGGCTACCAAGATGAGAGAGAAGGGACTATTTAAATCCAGCAAGCCCTTCAAAGTCATGATGACTGCCGTcatctctttctttgtgtgctgG
The Microtus ochrogaster isolate Prairie Vole_2 chromosome 1, MicOch1.0, whole genome shotgun sequence DNA segment above includes these coding regions:
- the Gpr33 gene encoding probable G-protein coupled receptor 33; this encodes MDRINSSGYVINVSTLVSNSTGIPTPVPKIIVAVSLFMSFIVGTISNGLYLWMLKFKMQRTVNTLLFFHLILSYFISMLVLPFLGVSYLQNNHWPFGIVLCKVFNSTLSVSMFASVFFLSAISVDRYLLTLHPVWSQQHRSLRWAFRIVLGVWISATILSVPYLVFRETNDDQKGRMVCQNNCLVSTNWENKDKQTLRGWIHAACFLGRFLLGFLLPFLVIVFCYKRVATKMREKGLFKSSKPFKVMMTAVISFFVCWMPYHVYSALVLAMNQSLLLQVILVLTVATATFNTVFSPILYLFTGENFKVFKKSTLALFKSTFSDDSSTERAQNLNSETEI